CCCGCCGTCGACTCCGAGCACACAGCCCGCCAGGGACGCCGACCTCTACCAACCCACGAAAAGCGACCTGCTTGCCTGGGCTGGCATGACGCACGTCACCTGCGCTCGGTCAGCCATCATCGCCGCCTGGCGCATCCCCGACGCCGACAAGGCCATCCTGACGCGTACGGGGATACCCGTCGTCGACCAGTTGATCGAATACGCTGACATCCAGGCTGAGCCGGAACCTCAACTGCCCACCGACGACGGGCGGCTGCTGTACCGCCTGACCCGCAACCACCACGGCCAGAAGAGTCTCACCTGGGCATTCGGCATCGAGCCAGACACCGGCGCGGTCTACTACGTGCTGCCCGACGCCGAACCCTGGTTCGCTGGCTCCTCGGCCCGCCACTGGATCAGCCTCCTGCACCACTACGGTCAACACGTCGCTGCCTCGAGCAGGCTGACCAACCCCGACAACTATGAGGAGGAGGAGGTCCTAGCCGAACTGCGCACACTAGCCCAGGAGCTGAAAGGAATCGACCCGCCGGCCTTCGCCGGCTACCACGGCTTCATCTGGGCGGAATTCCTCGAACGGTGGCTGTGGTGACAGCAATGACAGCCCGCCGGGAGTTGAACCACTGACCTCCTCCGTGTCAGAGCGGATTCCGGGTCTCGGCTGGTGCGTCCTGTTGTCGTCCACCATGGTCTGTTGCTGGGCGTTTGTCGTCTGCTGTCGGCTGGTGTCGTCTGTTGGCGGGCATTTCGCTGACTTCTGGCTGACTCGAAAGGCGCCTGCCCGGAGCGGTCAGCGCGCTCTATAGTTCGCACGTGAATAGCGTCGAGTTCAAGGTTAGGCAGCGCCGATGGCTCCTGGGATGGTCGGCACTCAGCTTCGCGCTCGGGATAGGCGCCGCAGGCAGCACGGTAACCGGTGCGCATCTCCTACGAGGCGACGTGACGACCATGCTCATCGCGTGGGGTGCTTTAGCGGGGCCGTACCTTCTCGACTTGGCCTCGGGCAGGACCGTCATCACCGACACCGACATCTCGACGCGCTCACTCTTTCGACGCCGGTCGTGCAACTGGGGTCAGGTCAAAGGCGTGGACGTTTCGGTTAGCCGAGGCCGTGGAGGCACCAGTTCGTGGATAGTCCTCCACCAGGTCACCGGGAGACCCATCACCCTCAGGGCGCCATTCATGACAGGCGGCGGCCAGGACCTGTACTTCGAAGAAGCACTTTCGCTGGTGAACAGGCGGAAGCCCTACCGCGCTGGCCGTTCGAAGCCCTAGTCAACAACTTGCTGGGCCCCAGCCCACAGAGCGGGGATGATCCGAGTTGACCGCCACCACCCTCCCAACCGCAGCCTTGCCCGTCATCCATCCCCGAGGCGGTCCGCCGGAGACGTTGCTTGTCGCTCTTCTCCCTCGCTGCGTGCGGCTACGTGGCGTCGTCCAGGTGCTCACGGTCCTCGGGAGTCCCGCCGATGGCTCCGGCCGCGGTGCTCCTGGGCGTGGTGGTCGACTCTGCACCCGTGCGTCTGTCTGGTGCTCGTTGGAGTCGGCTCGGGCGGCGACGGGC
This genomic window from Actinospica robiniae DSM 44927 contains:
- a CDS encoding SUKH-4 family immunity protein; this translates as MLAWAGMTHVTCARSAIIAAWRIPDADKAILTRTGIPVVDQLIEYADIQAEPEPQLPTDDGRLLYRLTRNHHGQKSLTWAFGIEPDTGAVYYVLPDAEPWFAGSSARHWISLLHHYGQHVAASSRLTNPDNYEEEEVLAELRTLAQELKGIDPPAFAGYHGFIWAEFLERWLW